From a region of the uncultured Desulfatiglans sp. genome:
- a CDS encoding conserved hypothetical protein (Evidence 4 : Unknown function but conserved in other organisms) yields the protein MQVPWLSKKSIARKAMQLAEDFEKKAGYRIEPPIPVDEIIERSLGLNLCYMDLEKTLGRGVLGATYAKARLVCINERLFENGSEGRLVFTCAHEAGHWVLHLPYAEVQERHARRGEAIVCRIKDARQPIEWQADYFASCLLMPEKAVRQAFERLCGPVPIVIKNRLGSEGAADDPGEPYLEQWPVIAAAMCEAGGFSNVSKQAMIIRLQDLGLLINQTGAAMDWQALLGD from the coding sequence TTTCGAGAAGAAAGCCGGATACAGAATCGAGCCGCCCATCCCGGTGGACGAGATCATCGAACGTTCACTCGGTCTCAATCTCTGTTACATGGATCTCGAAAAAACCCTTGGCAGGGGCGTGCTCGGGGCCACCTACGCGAAAGCGAGGCTTGTCTGCATCAACGAGAGGCTTTTCGAAAACGGCTCGGAGGGAAGGCTCGTCTTTACCTGTGCGCACGAGGCAGGCCACTGGGTTCTGCATCTGCCGTATGCAGAAGTCCAGGAACGGCATGCCCGGAGAGGTGAGGCCATTGTGTGCCGGATCAAGGACGCCAGGCAGCCTATTGAATGGCAGGCCGACTACTTCGCATCATGCCTGCTCATGCCCGAAAAGGCGGTTAGACAGGCGTTTGAAAGGCTTTGCGGCCCTGTTCCCATCGTCATAAAAAACAGGCTCGGATCTGAGGGGGCAGCAGATGACCCGGGAGAACCCTATCTGGAGCAGTGGCCCGTTATCGCCGCCGCGATGTGTGAGGCCGGAGGTTTTTCCAATGTCTCCAAACAGGCCATGATCATCCGCCTGCAGGACCTCGGCCTGCTGATCAACCAGACCGGGGCAGCGATGGACTGGCAAGCCCTTCTGGGCGACTGA
- a CDS encoding hypothetical protein (Evidence 5 : Unknown function): MIFFADFGGDLHACLCGDLKAASVQTLDCLDIGQTGTRPAGVGLSTRSV; encoded by the coding sequence ATGATTTTTTTTGCCGATTTCGGCGGAGATCTGCACGCTTGCTTGTGCGGCGACCTAAAGGCCGCCTCCGTACAAACGCTTGATTGCCTTGATATTGGCCAAACCGGGACCCGTCCCGCAGGGGTGGGACTGAGCACGCGCAGCGTGTGA
- a CDS encoding TrkA-N domain protein, which translates to MKNSRTIVILGCGRLGAYLAIQLSRSGDSVVVIDRDETAFDSLSADFSGFRILGDGTHMQVLRKAGVEKADIFISTTDNDNVNVMTAQVARKIFDVPQVLARVLDPKREEIFTQLGIDAICTTTLSAHVFLQTIANGPEKPKGARS; encoded by the coding sequence ATGAAGAACAGCCGCACCATCGTCATTCTGGGATGCGGGCGCCTCGGGGCCTATCTGGCGATTCAACTCAGCCGCAGCGGGGATTCAGTGGTGGTGATCGACCGGGACGAGACGGCATTCGACAGTCTGTCCGCCGATTTCAGCGGTTTCCGCATCCTCGGAGACGGCACCCACATGCAGGTTCTGAGAAAGGCCGGTGTGGAAAAAGCGGACATTTTCATCTCCACGACGGACAACGATAACGTCAACGTCATGACGGCGCAGGTGGCTCGAAAGATCTTCGATGTTCCACAGGTGCTCGCCAGGGTGCTCGATCCGAAAAGGGAAGAGATCTTCACGCAATTGGGGATCGATGCCATCTGCACCACCACCCTGTCCGCCCATGTTTTCCTGCAGACCATTGCCAATGGACCGGAAAAGCCAAAGGGGGCGCGTTCATGA
- a CDS encoding TrkA-N domain protein, with product MKVLIVGGGNTLYFLCRSLLAKGYEVVIINRDPSECIQLARDLAAATVVCGDGSTMKILEEAGAMDADAVLAVTPNDQDNLVICQLASLQFDVPKAVALANDPDNAEAFRRLGVSAFSTTNIVSSLIEQWASLEHILNLIPVGEGRVNVTEIILEEEAPVAGKYLKEIELPENALIAVLIRHNRPTIPRGENDLQAGDRLVVITMPENHRPVMKALTGKPE from the coding sequence ATGAAGGTGCTCATCGTCGGGGGCGGCAATACCCTTTATTTTCTTTGCCGGAGCTTGTTGGCGAAGGGATACGAGGTCGTTATCATCAACCGTGATCCGTCGGAGTGCATCCAATTGGCCCGTGACCTCGCAGCCGCCACCGTGGTCTGCGGCGATGGCAGCACCATGAAGATCCTGGAGGAAGCCGGCGCGATGGACGCCGATGCCGTACTGGCGGTCACGCCAAACGATCAGGACAACCTCGTTATCTGCCAGTTGGCCTCCTTGCAGTTCGACGTGCCCAAGGCTGTAGCTCTCGCCAACGACCCCGACAATGCCGAAGCGTTTCGAAGATTGGGCGTCTCGGCATTCTCGACCACCAACATCGTCAGCAGCCTGATCGAGCAGTGGGCCTCGCTCGAGCACATCCTGAACCTGATTCCGGTGGGAGAGGGACGGGTGAATGTGACGGAAATCATCCTCGAAGAGGAGGCTCCCGTCGCCGGGAAATATCTGAAAGAGATCGAACTGCCTGAAAACGCCTTGATCGCCGTCCTCATCCGCCACAACCGTCCGACGATCCCTCGTGGAGAAAACGATCTGCAGGCAGGCGACCGTCTGGTGGTCATCACCATGCCGGAAAACCATCGCCCTGTCATGAAGGCGCTGACAGGCAAACCGGAATAG
- a CDS encoding Cation transporter, which produces MRERAYLRQRYAAIFSAVGLIFLIAAGVMVLPLSMLPACPEETGHAPAFLFPAGCLALLGVFLARICRVSSLSDLSVEEGGVIVLIGWIVVMLFSAWPFVSILKLPFSRALFESVSGWTTTGLSVVDVVQAGPLILFWRSLTQFAGGAGLAVIMMSAIVGPTGVGISSAEGRGEQLAPQIRQSARLVMIIYSSYAASGILAYWLAGMSPFDAVNHAFAAVSTGGFSTRAASIGHWNSAAVEWVSLPLMLLGNLSFVSAWLLWRGKFRMVGRSGEIHLLALLLPSSAAALFMFTCRAIYPNLDESIRVAVFQTFSAMTTTGFSTVGYGNWNGFGMLLLILLMLIGGGTCSTAGGIKQFRVYLFLKLLLWELQRHLLPRTAVLERPVWEGDERVFVDDGMVRQAAVFIFLYLSTWLLGVLLLCACGYTLSDSLFEFASAVGTVGLSVGITSPRMADAALWAEIFGMFLGRLEFIVVIVSLLKLYRDMKSAVARTAKREPITLLDK; this is translated from the coding sequence GTGCGGGAAAGAGCCTATCTCAGGCAACGGTATGCCGCGATCTTCTCCGCTGTTGGTCTTATTTTCCTCATCGCCGCCGGTGTAATGGTGCTTCCTTTGTCGATGCTGCCGGCCTGCCCGGAAGAGACCGGGCACGCACCGGCGTTTCTTTTTCCCGCCGGATGCCTTGCGCTCCTGGGCGTTTTTCTGGCGCGGATCTGCCGTGTTTCCTCCCTTTCCGACCTTTCAGTCGAGGAGGGCGGCGTCATCGTTCTCATCGGCTGGATCGTGGTCATGCTCTTTTCGGCATGGCCGTTTGTCTCCATCCTGAAGCTGCCGTTTTCACGCGCCCTTTTCGAGTCTGTCAGCGGATGGACGACCACCGGTCTTTCGGTCGTCGATGTGGTTCAGGCAGGTCCATTGATCCTTTTTTGGCGCAGCCTGACACAGTTCGCCGGCGGCGCGGGTCTGGCCGTTATCATGATGTCCGCCATCGTCGGACCCACGGGAGTAGGGATCTCGAGCGCTGAGGGTCGCGGGGAGCAACTGGCTCCCCAGATTCGGCAGTCCGCACGCCTGGTCATGATCATTTACAGCTCCTATGCCGCATCGGGGATATTGGCGTACTGGCTTGCCGGCATGTCGCCCTTCGATGCCGTCAACCACGCCTTTGCAGCCGTATCCACAGGGGGGTTCTCCACACGCGCCGCAAGCATAGGACACTGGAACTCAGCCGCCGTCGAGTGGGTCAGCCTGCCGCTGATGCTTCTCGGGAACCTGAGTTTTGTGAGCGCCTGGTTGTTATGGCGCGGGAAATTCCGAATGGTGGGCAGAAGCGGAGAGATTCATCTCCTGGCTCTTCTCTTACCGTCCTCAGCGGCGGCCCTCTTCATGTTTACCTGCCGGGCGATCTATCCCAACCTCGATGAATCGATCCGAGTCGCAGTTTTCCAGACCTTCAGCGCCATGACCACCACAGGGTTTTCAACGGTCGGCTACGGGAACTGGAATGGATTCGGGATGCTTCTGCTGATCCTATTGATGCTGATCGGCGGAGGCACCTGCTCTACGGCTGGAGGAATCAAGCAGTTCCGGGTCTATCTCTTTCTGAAGCTGCTCCTTTGGGAGCTGCAAAGACACCTCCTGCCCCGAACGGCGGTCCTGGAGCGCCCTGTCTGGGAGGGCGATGAACGGGTCTTTGTGGATGACGGCATGGTCCGGCAGGCAGCGGTCTTCATCTTCCTTTACCTCTCTACATGGCTGTTGGGCGTCCTGCTGCTCTGTGCCTGCGGATACACCCTGAGCGATTCGCTTTTCGAATTCGCATCGGCCGTCGGGACCGTCGGGCTGTCGGTAGGCATCACCTCGCCCCGGATGGCGGATGCAGCCCTTTGGGCGGAGATCTTCGGTATGTTCCTCGGCCGCCTGGAATTCATCGTAGTGATCGTCAGTCTGCTCAAACTTTACAGGGACATGAAATCGGCGGTGGCAAGAACAGCGAAACGAGAACCGATCACACTCCTTGACAAATAA
- a CDS encoding PAS domain S-box protein, whose product MSDENDKVFSSATGMPERAPGDEAADMEGAGVSDLVLKTLFEGIQEEIMVVDADFVIRDANPSFLRRLRLPKEQVIGRKCYEVASGFCSEQACRTDVCHLERARKSDQRVEVVNRVFDARRERMREIVRLVYPVRGQGDASRYFVQITRDETARRQLVRRVKASQRKFRIILETATDAILSLHADQRIIHFNDAACRLFGYSRREVLGKEIGLFIPPQQAEDYHELKRFLSAKRPKHLRRPLSLSVLRKGGESFPVEMGISYQLIEGEPTYTAILRDISEKRQMEKKLLQNERLAAVGQTVAQVAHEIKNPLMIIGGFSRQIRETLSDEKAVRKLDLIFEEIGRLERLVADLGDFTKQYRLVKKPTDINSLLKEVAGVMSALHPPGTFRFVLEEETEPLTILCDPDKVKQVLLNIVGNGLEAMGEGGTLKLSARRGRGGARIEISDTGRGIPEGDLERIFEPFYTTRHKGLGLGLSICFKLVEAHGGDISVSSHPGQGTTFSIFLPGV is encoded by the coding sequence ATGAGTGATGAAAATGATAAGGTTTTTTCATCCGCAACCGGAATGCCGGAGCGGGCCCCCGGTGATGAAGCCGCCGACATGGAGGGCGCCGGCGTCAGTGACCTGGTTCTGAAAACCTTGTTTGAAGGGATTCAAGAAGAGATCATGGTGGTGGACGCGGATTTTGTGATCCGTGACGCGAACCCGAGCTTCCTGAGACGCCTGCGTTTACCGAAAGAGCAGGTGATCGGCCGCAAGTGCTACGAGGTCGCTTCGGGGTTTTGCAGCGAACAGGCGTGCCGGACGGATGTCTGTCATTTGGAGCGCGCCCGCAAGTCGGACCAGCGGGTCGAGGTGGTCAACCGGGTGTTCGACGCGCGGCGGGAGAGGATGCGCGAGATCGTCCGACTCGTTTATCCGGTGCGCGGTCAGGGCGATGCCTCCCGGTATTTTGTGCAGATTACTCGGGATGAAACCGCGCGCCGCCAGTTGGTCCGAAGGGTCAAGGCATCCCAGAGGAAATTCCGCATCATCCTCGAGACGGCGACCGATGCGATCCTCAGCCTTCACGCCGATCAGCGGATCATCCATTTCAACGACGCCGCCTGCCGGCTTTTCGGGTACAGCCGCCGGGAGGTGCTCGGAAAAGAAATCGGACTGTTCATTCCCCCGCAGCAGGCGGAAGATTATCACGAATTGAAACGCTTTCTTTCGGCGAAGAGGCCGAAGCACCTGCGGAGGCCCTTGTCCCTCTCGGTCCTTCGAAAAGGAGGTGAATCCTTTCCCGTCGAGATGGGGATCTCCTATCAACTGATAGAGGGCGAACCGACCTACACGGCGATCCTCCGGGATATCTCCGAAAAGAGGCAGATGGAGAAAAAGCTTCTCCAGAATGAACGGTTGGCTGCGGTTGGGCAGACGGTGGCGCAGGTGGCCCACGAGATCAAGAATCCGTTGATGATCATCGGGGGGTTTTCCCGCCAGATCCGCGAGACCCTCTCCGACGAGAAGGCGGTGCGCAAGCTCGATTTGATCTTCGAAGAGATCGGCCGGTTGGAGCGCCTCGTCGCAGACCTGGGGGATTTTACCAAGCAGTACCGGTTGGTGAAAAAACCGACGGACATCAACAGTTTGTTGAAGGAGGTGGCAGGAGTGATGTCCGCCTTGCATCCCCCGGGGACCTTTCGATTCGTTCTCGAGGAGGAGACGGAGCCGCTCACGATTCTTTGCGATCCCGACAAGGTGAAGCAGGTCTTGTTGAATATCGTAGGCAACGGTCTGGAGGCCATGGGAGAAGGAGGAACCCTCAAGCTCTCGGCCCGGCGCGGGAGAGGAGGAGCACGGATAGAGATCAGCGATACAGGGCGCGGGATTCCGGAAGGTGACCTCGAGAGGATCTTCGAACCTTTCTACACCACCAGGCACAAGGGCCTGGGGCTGGGGCTGTCCATCTGCTTCAAACTGGTAGAGGCCCACGGGGGGGACATTTCGGTGTCCAGCCATCCCGGACAGGGCACCACCTTCTCTATTTTTCTGCCCGGAGTGTGA
- a CDS encoding conserved hypothetical protein (Evidence 4 : Unknown function but conserved in other organisms), with protein sequence MGELIQLPLKAPARRNVLVAKPWEFRKAHWESSHFVQVLREAADRWEDELGVPDLAEGRSVGELPPHFTLKGGVGYTIRGMCGLRGEEEKMREAYYLVGLLDCLINQVNPILRTDILRDLYRKVFELKDLLQFHWYGPLDQVLLPIDRALHDASVYRAVLNRAATMKELYQRIREGTDTMFDILGRRYVFYCPRVGPMHHE encoded by the coding sequence ATGGGAGAACTCATACAATTGCCCCTCAAGGCCCCGGCGCGCCGCAATGTGCTGGTCGCCAAGCCTTGGGAGTTTCGGAAGGCGCACTGGGAATCGTCTCATTTTGTCCAGGTGCTGCGGGAGGCCGCCGACCGATGGGAGGATGAGCTGGGCGTCCCTGATCTCGCGGAGGGCCGGAGTGTTGGCGAACTGCCGCCCCATTTCACCCTGAAGGGAGGTGTGGGATATACAATCCGCGGGATGTGCGGCCTCCGCGGAGAAGAGGAGAAGATGCGGGAGGCCTATTATCTCGTCGGCCTTCTGGATTGCCTGATCAACCAGGTGAATCCCATTCTGCGAACCGACATTCTGAGAGATCTGTACCGCAAGGTTTTCGAGTTGAAGGACCTGTTGCAGTTCCATTGGTATGGCCCGCTCGATCAGGTGCTGTTGCCCATTGACCGTGCTTTGCACGATGCGTCTGTGTATCGGGCGGTCCTGAATCGCGCCGCCACCATGAAGGAACTTTACCAGCGGATTCGTGAGGGCACCGATACCATGTTTGACATCCTCGGCCGGCGCTATGTTTTTTACTGTCCGAGAGTGGGGCCGATGCATCATGAGTGA
- the xerD gene encoding Tyrosine recombinase XerD — MDAEQWIDRFLIQMELERGLSNHTIQAYARDLGRFNLYLRGRGLDLGGLTQDDLNAYLADLGRCLSFRSVARHVSAIRVFLKYLVREGVISGNPARLLDLPKMRRKLPEILSVDEVDKLLAAPDGRSPKGLRDRAMLEVLYAAGLRVSELIQLRTFLVDLEGGFLRTMGKGSKERLVPLGVRAVEAVRGYLEGGRPSLRKGPNSPYLFLNMRGGRMSRQGFWKLIKQYGRQAGIRKEITPHVLRHSFASHLLEGGADLRSVQIMLGHADISTTQIYTHVTRERLKAVHEKHHPRP, encoded by the coding sequence ATGGACGCGGAGCAGTGGATCGACCGGTTTCTGATACAAATGGAGCTCGAGCGGGGTTTATCCAACCACACCATTCAGGCCTATGCCCGCGATCTCGGCCGTTTCAACCTGTACCTGAGGGGCCGGGGTCTCGACCTCGGCGGCTTGACCCAGGATGACCTGAACGCGTACCTTGCCGATCTTGGCCGGTGCCTCTCTTTTCGCAGTGTCGCCCGCCATGTTTCAGCCATCCGGGTCTTTCTGAAGTACCTGGTGCGGGAAGGCGTGATATCCGGCAATCCAGCGAGGCTGCTGGATTTGCCCAAGATGCGGCGCAAACTCCCGGAGATCTTGAGCGTGGACGAAGTGGACAAGCTCCTTGCCGCGCCGGACGGACGCTCACCGAAGGGGCTGCGCGACCGTGCGATGCTCGAGGTCCTCTATGCGGCCGGCCTGCGCGTCTCAGAGCTGATTCAACTGCGCACTTTTCTGGTGGACCTCGAGGGTGGTTTTCTTCGGACCATGGGCAAGGGCTCCAAGGAAAGGCTCGTTCCCCTGGGCGTGCGCGCCGTCGAGGCTGTTCGAGGCTACCTGGAAGGCGGCCGCCCCAGCCTTCGGAAGGGCCCGAACAGCCCGTATCTCTTCCTCAATATGCGAGGAGGGCGGATGTCGCGGCAGGGTTTCTGGAAGCTCATCAAGCAGTATGGACGACAGGCTGGAATCAGGAAGGAGATCACTCCCCACGTGCTGCGTCATTCCTTCGCCAGCCACCTGCTCGAAGGTGGAGCGGATTTGAGATCGGTGCAGATCATGCTCGGGCATGCGGATATCTCGACCACCCAGATCTATACCCATGTCACTCGGGAACGGCTGAAGGCCGTGCACGAAAAGCATCATCCGCGGCCTTAG
- a CDS encoding putative Xaa-Pro dipeptidase (Evidence 3 : Putative function from multiple computational evidences), with protein MTDSPYKKRLDLFRSRLREKTPCDAAWISEPHNRRYLSGFRADDPQINESSGSLLIDATRCLLLTDSRYIVQAQDEAPDFEIIEVKNGVHTLLPSLLLEMGTGLLGFEEDQVTWGLHHKVSQALDGKVSGGLSPLGGLVEAMREVKDSDEIAAMEASGKLIASIVNELIENLKPGLTERKVAWMMEGMAAEAGADGVAFPPIVASGPNGALPHAVPTGRRLRPGEPIVLDMGVRLNGYCSDMTRTVFLGEAESEFRKVYSIVREAQLAGLKEVRPGVRSDLPDAEARRIIADAGYGPFFGHALGHGVGLATHEGPRLSPLRPVTLEEGMVVTVEPGIYLPGKGGVRLEEMVLIEAGGARILTPEAHYHDFRE; from the coding sequence ATGACGGACAGCCCTTACAAAAAACGCCTGGATCTTTTTCGCAGCCGCCTTCGTGAAAAGACTCCCTGCGATGCGGCCTGGATCTCCGAGCCTCACAACCGCCGGTACCTCTCGGGGTTCAGGGCCGATGACCCGCAGATCAACGAATCCTCCGGATCGCTCCTGATCGACGCGACCCGCTGCCTGCTCTTGACCGACTCCCGATATATCGTGCAGGCGCAGGACGAAGCGCCCGATTTCGAGATCATCGAGGTCAAGAACGGTGTTCACACCCTTCTCCCGTCCCTGCTGCTGGAGATGGGGACCGGACTTCTCGGATTCGAAGAGGACCAGGTGACGTGGGGCCTCCACCATAAGGTCAGTCAAGCCCTTGACGGCAAGGTATCCGGGGGGCTGTCCCCTCTGGGAGGCCTGGTCGAGGCCATGCGCGAGGTCAAGGATTCAGATGAAATCGCGGCCATGGAAGCTTCCGGCAAACTGATAGCGTCCATCGTAAACGAATTGATCGAAAATCTCAAGCCGGGGCTGACGGAGCGGAAGGTGGCCTGGATGATGGAGGGAATGGCGGCGGAGGCCGGCGCCGACGGGGTCGCTTTCCCGCCGATCGTTGCCTCGGGGCCGAACGGCGCGTTGCCCCATGCCGTCCCCACCGGCCGGCGGCTGCGGCCGGGCGAACCAATCGTACTCGACATGGGCGTGCGCCTGAATGGATATTGCTCGGATATGACGCGGACGGTTTTTCTCGGCGAGGCCGAGTCGGAATTCCGCAAGGTCTACTCCATCGTCCGGGAGGCGCAGCTGGCGGGTTTGAAGGAGGTTCGCCCGGGCGTGCGGAGCGATCTTCCCGATGCGGAGGCGCGGCGGATCATCGCGGATGCGGGCTATGGGCCTTTTTTTGGACATGCCCTGGGCCATGGCGTGGGTTTGGCCACCCACGAGGGCCCTCGCCTCAGCCCCTTGCGTCCGGTCACCCTTGAAGAGGGCATGGTCGTGACGGTCGAACCGGGGATCTATCTTCCGGGAAAGGGGGGTGTCCGCCTGGAGGAGATGGTGCTGATAGAGGCTGGGGGTGCCAGGATTCTGACCCCGGAGGCGCACTACCACGATTTTCGGGAGTAG
- a CDS encoding RNB-like protein, translated as MHEGQIIEYIDQGKFICTLCLQDRGSRLHLLTAYNREVNLSHKRTLLVSNRSIDPSRPREELLDILKRTEETRDRLKQEINVKDLWELVKDEKESFSHSYLTELVFGEDVRDDHVSALMRALFEDHLYFKYKDGRFLPQSEERVELIIRQMEEEALKEERLSTGSVWLKTVLSGEPAAPPDCTDFLVNLLEQVALWGEEAQDLKYAKELLTRADIRDIRHARSILRQIGIWEEHENLDLLRSGIRTGFSAEELAAASELAQGDFDTQDREDLTGLHTLTIDGASTEDYDDALSLEKVDGFYELGIHIADVAAMIPPDTLLDRTAAERASSLYLPRRQVPMLPPGLSQDTLSLKAGCDRPALSLLARFDAEGNLAGFALKPSIIRVRAQMTYESVNAQLEEDPRLQDLLRLSRRFREVRHSQGALNISLPEVDIVFSEAGEVQLSLIDQDTPSRMIVAEIMILYNWLTARFCVEHQIPTLFRTQPEPSEKVPLEEKDYLFYVFQQRRKLAPLQIQTAPKPHCGLGVDAYIQASSPIRRYLDLVVQRQISAFLLERAFPYDAKKLEEIRLFTDPLVREIGKIKRNRLRYWILTFFSLNRGKTYRAVVLDELKSKYRVVLRNTQLIAEIRKADGKIFQAGQEILVTVGKADPWEDILELKVADNQ; from the coding sequence ATGCACGAAGGTCAGATCATCGAATATATCGACCAGGGGAAATTTATCTGCACGCTGTGCTTACAGGACCGCGGCAGCCGCCTCCATCTCCTGACCGCCTACAACCGCGAAGTCAACCTTTCCCACAAACGGACCCTCCTGGTCTCGAACCGCAGCATCGATCCGTCCCGGCCCCGCGAGGAACTGCTGGATATCCTGAAGCGAACGGAAGAAACCCGCGACCGGCTCAAGCAGGAGATCAACGTCAAGGATCTCTGGGAGTTGGTCAAGGATGAAAAGGAAAGTTTCAGCCACAGCTATCTGACGGAGCTGGTCTTCGGGGAGGACGTGCGGGACGACCACGTCTCGGCCCTCATGCGCGCCCTCTTCGAGGACCACCTCTACTTCAAATACAAGGACGGCCGTTTTCTGCCGCAAAGCGAAGAGCGGGTCGAGCTGATCATCCGGCAGATGGAGGAGGAGGCGCTGAAGGAAGAGCGTCTTTCAACGGGCAGTGTCTGGCTGAAGACAGTCCTTTCAGGGGAACCGGCCGCCCCGCCCGATTGCACCGATTTCCTGGTGAATCTTCTCGAGCAGGTGGCGCTTTGGGGTGAGGAGGCGCAGGACCTCAAGTATGCGAAAGAACTGCTCACCAGAGCCGACATCAGAGACATCCGCCATGCCCGCAGCATATTGCGGCAAATCGGCATCTGGGAGGAGCACGAAAATCTGGATCTCCTGCGCTCGGGCATCAGAACCGGTTTCAGCGCGGAAGAACTGGCCGCCGCCTCGGAGCTCGCACAGGGGGATTTCGACACCCAAGACCGCGAAGATCTGACCGGCCTCCACACCCTGACTATCGACGGCGCATCCACCGAGGATTACGACGACGCCCTGAGCCTCGAAAAGGTGGACGGCTTCTACGAGCTGGGCATCCACATCGCCGACGTCGCGGCCATGATCCCCCCGGATACGCTGCTCGATCGGACGGCTGCCGAGAGGGCCTCGTCCCTTTACCTTCCCCGCCGGCAGGTTCCCATGCTGCCTCCCGGCCTCTCACAGGACACCCTGAGCCTCAAAGCGGGGTGCGACCGCCCTGCCCTTTCGCTGCTGGCACGGTTCGACGCCGAGGGGAACCTGGCCGGGTTCGCCCTCAAGCCGAGCATCATCCGGGTGAGGGCCCAGATGACCTATGAAAGCGTCAACGCGCAGCTGGAGGAGGACCCCCGCCTGCAGGATCTGCTTCGCCTGAGCCGGCGTTTCCGGGAGGTCCGCCACTCCCAGGGGGCGCTCAACATCTCCCTGCCCGAGGTCGACATCGTCTTCAGCGAGGCCGGAGAGGTCCAGCTCTCGCTCATCGACCAGGATACGCCTTCGCGCATGATCGTGGCCGAAATCATGATCCTCTACAACTGGCTCACGGCGCGCTTTTGTGTCGAGCACCAGATCCCGACGCTTTTCAGGACCCAGCCGGAGCCGAGCGAGAAGGTTCCCCTGGAAGAGAAAGATTATCTTTTCTACGTCTTTCAGCAGCGCCGCAAACTCGCCCCGCTGCAGATCCAGACCGCACCCAAGCCGCACTGCGGATTGGGGGTGGACGCCTACATCCAGGCCAGCTCCCCCATCCGGAGGTATCTCGACCTGGTGGTGCAGCGTCAGATCTCGGCATTCCTTCTGGAGCGGGCCTTTCCCTACGACGCCAAAAAGCTGGAAGAAATCCGCCTCTTCACCGATCCGCTGGTCCGGGAGATCGGGAAGATCAAGCGCAACCGCCTTCGTTACTGGATCCTGACCTTCTTCTCGCTCAACCGCGGGAAAACCTACCGCGCCGTCGTCCTCGACGAACTCAAGAGCAAATACCGCGTCGTCCTGCGGAACACCCAGCTGATCGCCGAGATCAGGAAGGCGGACGGAAAGATCTTCCAGGCGGGTCAGGAGATCCTGGTGACCGTCGGCAAGGCCGACCCCTGGGAGGACATCCTGGAACTCAAGGTGGCGGATAATCAGTGA